AATCATTGCAGGATCAGTTTCTGAAATTGGGACTGGTTGATAAAAAGAAAGCTAATACTATAAAAAAACAGAAGCATCGTAAAAAAAAGAAGCAGAGGGCCGGGGAACAGTTCGTTGATGAAAATGCTCTTCTTGCAAAAGCTGCTCTGGAAAAAAAACAGGCCAGGGCGAGAGAACTTAATCGTCAGCGGGAAGAAAAACTGAAAAAAAGGGAGACCGCAGCGGCTGTTCGGCAGATGATAACTGCCAATATGCTGGAAAGGGATGAGTCGGGAATACAATACAGGTTTAATGCAGGCGGGAAGATACAGCGAATCTTTGTCAGCGCGGATATGGCGGACAGGCTGTCATCGGGACAGCTGGCAATAGTTATGCTTGGTGATAAGTACGAAGTTGTTCCAAGAAATATTGGCGAAAAAATACTGAAACTGGACAAAACAGTTTTTGTTCTGATCAACATCCCGGAACAGGAACAGAAAAGTGATGACGACCCCTACGCGGAATACGAAGTACCCGATGATCTTATGTGGTAGTTTGCTCAACGACTTGATTTTACACTAATTGTCGGGGTCAGTTTGAGTTGCAGGCGGTCTTTTTGGGCCAGGATATCAGTGATCTTTGTGGCAATAATGACAGTCTTTGATCCGGTTCTGGCGATAAGCGGGTCAAGTTCCTGCATCGTGATCGGAAATTCACGACCATTAAGGAGTCCGATCAGAGCTTTGCCGATTTCTCCGTTTCGGCCATCACCTTTTGCTGATACAGTATTGATGACAGGTTTTATATAGAGAATTTGTTTTGCTGCGTCAAATCTGAGTGCAGCGTTTGCCCTGAAATCTATTTCCACAGAACCGACCTTCAACCTGATCTCATGACCCGCGATTTCCGTGAGAAAAGCAAGATTGTTCCCTGCCAGGTGCATCCGGCAGGCAAGATTGCGGTTGTTTAACTGCAGTTCGCTGATATTCAGGATTGTAATATCTCCACGAATATTTTTTGAATGGGCGTCAATGTTCAGAGGGAGCATGGCCGTGACAGCTCTGGCGATAACAGCTTCCGGAATATCCAGGGTAATGTATTGGTTTGCTCCTGCATAACTGGAAACGGGCAGACAGATAAAGAAGGTGATGAGGAAAAAGAGAAGTTTTCGCATTGTTGGCAATTTTTTTTATTCCTGATTACGTACGAAACTCAGCCTGACGAGCTCCTGGGTCTGTATTATTTGAATATTTCACCACGGAAGGTCTTTTTGCCGCAGTTGGGTTTTCGTTACTGTGTTGGCCGGGAGTTATTTTTTTCGAAATCGCCATAGTAATACCGAGTGCAGTAGTAAAGCGCAAGCCATAAAAAGACCGATAACTGATGCCAGATCACGATGGTCGCGGTGAAAATGGTATTGGGAAGCCTGAAATGTTGACGGACTGAGAAAACGGCCCTGGAAAGAGACTCTTCCTGACATTGCCGGTTGTCTGCCGGTGACATGGATTATTTCTCCGGCAAAAGTCCTCAGACTTTTGGTCCCGCTGAAATAGTGGGCTCGGTCAAACATAACCTGTTTTCCAGGCCGATTGTTATATTCACGCAGGGTGTGAATATAGTAACTGTCCAGTTTTTCAAGGTCGTTCATAAACAGGGGTGGTCCCAGCAGGTAAAAAAGGAAAAGCATGGTGGCCGCAATTGCTTCCATGCCCTGTGGACGCCGGAATGGGATGGTTTTATTCACTGTTTCCCGCCAGTAGAAAATCATAAAAAAGAGACCGAAACAGGTAAAAAAAAGTATGACAAGGTGTTCCGGCCAGAGATAATTAAACCGGGTCATTTTCCAGGAAAGCGGGGCGAAAAGGTGGACTCCGTTTCCCCACTTGATCTGCATTGCGTCAAGGAGAAGGTGGAAGAGGCAGTTGCTGCCGATTATGGAAAAGATCATCAGGGGGCTGCGGGCCACCAAAGCAACAGATCCTGAGAGTAGAAGACAGAAGAGAAGACTGGCCTGTACCATGCAGTAAAGACGCAGGTCGTAAGGATTCAGGGGGGTGGCTGCTATGAGTATTTTCAGGATAATCCATGGAATATCAGGGATTATGCAACCGGCGATAATCCATCTGATATCATGGGCCAGGATCCTGCCTGAGCCGCCCTGGATTCCTATATGGCAGAGTGTGTTTGGCAAAATGAGATGTCGGTCTTATTATACTGTTTGCTGATTGCTTACAAAACTCAGCCTGCCCGGTTCCCGGGCAAACAGGATTCTTTTTTGGTGTAAATATACAAAGAGTTTACTGTAGTCTATAGTTTTTCTCTCATCAAGCAGGAAACAGGGGAGGATTGAACGTGTGGAACTGAAATTGACCGTAACGGCGGATTGTCTCCTGAGCGGAATACATTTTGATTTTGAACAGGAATTGAAAAACCGACTGACCATTGAGAATCCACAATATATTGCCGCCAGAAAATATGGTCGCTGGATAGGAAAAAAACTCAAGCCCCAGCTGAAGTACTATGAACCAGTCCCTGGAGGTCTGCGTTTTCCAAGGGGATTTGCTAATCAGGCAGTTCTTCTGTGTCGTCGTTTTCTCGGTTGTGATCCAGAAATAATTGACAGGAGAAGATTGCTGACGGAAGTTGATTTTTCTTTCCATGGGGAACTGCGACCCTATCAGCAGGTTGCAGTTGATGCGGCGGAGACAAAATCCTTTGGCGTGATTGAGTCAGGAACCGGCAGTGGGAAAACTGTTATGGCCCTGGCTCTGATAGCCGCCCGTAGACAACCAACGCTTGTTGTGGTTCACAGCAAGGAATTGCTGTACCAGTGGAAAGAACGGGCGGAACAGTTCTTGTCCTGTGAGGTTGGCCTGGTAGGGGACGGCAGGTTTTCCCTGGCCCCCTTGACCATCAGTATCGTCAACAGTACCAGAAAGCGGGTTGAAGAACTGGTGGAGCAGTTTGGACATCTTGTTGTTGACGAATGTCACCGGGTTCCCGCAACGCTGTTCACTGACGTTGTCTCCCGGTTTGACTGCCACTACCTTCTCGGCCTTTCAGCTACCGCCTTTCGGAGTGATGGCGAGATGACCAAGTTGATCTATTTTTTCATGGGAGACCGGATCCATCAGGTTGATTCCCGGGAACTCAAAGCCAGCGGTGCCATTTTAAAACCGGAAATAATCAGAAAAAGTACTTCTTTTCAGTATGGTTATCGCGGTAACTACCCGGCCATGATCAAGGCATTGACCCGCCACCAGGGAAGAAACAGGCAGATTCTTGATGATATTATCTTCGCGGTCAAACAGCAGGAGGCTACCACCTGTCTGGTTGTTTCTGACCGGGTGGTCCATTGCCGTTTTTTTGAGGAAAAGCTCAAGGCCGAAGGCATTAATGTGAAACTTCTCACCGGTAAGATTTCCGCTGAGGAGCGTATGGAGATTGTGGAAAACGTGCAGAAAGGCAGGGTGGAAGTGCTGGTTGCAACCCTGCAGCTTATCAGTGAAGGGTTTGACTGTCCAGGGCTGTCCACCCTCTTTCTGACCACACCCATTGCATTCGAGGGGCGTCTTCTTCAGGTTATCGGCAGAATTATGCGGCCTGCGGCAAACAAACGAGCCAGGGTTTTCGACTATGTGGACGATAATATTCCGGCTCTCCGGCGTTCTGCCGACGCCAGAGGAGTGGTGTTGTCGGATCTCTGATCTGGTGGAGAAGAAAAAAAAGAGTGATCAGGAAGCGGGAAAAATCATGGTCCCCAATACTTCCAGTGACATTGCTTGTGATAATTTTATGAATGTGTTATACTGTTAAGTTTTGAGTGTGTTGCAGAGTGAGAAGTTTTTCGTCTTTTGTCAAAATTTCCCGCCTTTATTCCAAGCCGAATGGCAAATTAAAATCACAGGATTCCTCTCAAGGATAAATAATGGAACAGAGTAAAATTCGAAATGTGGCTATTATTGCCCATGTTGATCATGGCAAGACAACATTGGTTGATCAGCTTTTCCGACATTCCGGTATGTTCCGGGATAACCAGGAGGTTTCCGAGCGGCTGATGGACTCCATGGATCTCGAGCGTGAACGGGGCATTACCATTACCGCCAAAAATGGATCCTATCGTTTTGAGGATTACTGGATCAATATTATTGATACTCCCGGCCATGCTGATTTCGGGGGGCAGGTGGAGAGGGTGCTGCGTATGGCCGATGGAGCTCTGCTGTTGGTAGATGCCCAGGAAGGCCCCATGCCCCAGACCTATTTTGTCTTGAAAAAAGCATTGGAAAACAACCTCCCCGTGATTGTGGTAATCAACAAGATCGATAAACCTGCCGCCCGCTGCGACTGGGTAATCGATGAGGTCTTTGATCTCTTTGTCAAATTGAATGCCCCTGACGAAATTCTTGATTTTCCTGTTGTTTACACTTCGGCAAAGGAGGGATATTCTCTGCTGGATCCTGGGGATCCCATTGCAGACGGTGGCAGTATGCATCATGTTTCCCGCATGATTGTAGACCATATTCCGGCCCCGGTTGGTTCTTCCGATGAACCGCTTCAAATGCAGGTGGGTACCATTGATTATTCGCCCTACCTGGGCAGACTTGGTATTGGCAAGGTCATCAACGGCAAGATGGCAATCAATCAGCCGATTGTTGTCGCCCGTCGTGACGGGAGCATTAAACCGGTGCGAATCTCCAAGATCTATCGGTTTGAATGTGACGGAAAGATCAGTATCGAATCAGCTGGGGTGGGTGAAATTGTGGCTATTGCCGGAATGGAGGATGTGACTGTTGGTGTGACATTTACCGATCAGGAAGACCCCCGACCTCTGCCGCTTATTAATATTGACCCGCCAACCATTTCCATGAATTTCATTCCAAATGATTCTCCTTTTGCCGGAAAAGAAGGGAAATATGTCACCTCTCGCCATATTGGAGATCGGCTTCAAAGGGAAATACTGGCCGATGTTGCCCTGCAGTATGAGCCTCTTCAGGATGCAGTTGGATTCAAGGTTTCCGGGCGGGGAGAGTTGCACCTGTCCATTCTGATCGAAAAAATGCGTCGGGAGGGATATGAGCTGCAGGTAACCCGACCCCAGGTTATTTTCAGAGAGGAAAATGGTCAGGTGATGGAGCCTTATGAAAAACTGACTGTGGATGTGG
The DNA window shown above is from Desulfomarina profundi and carries:
- a CDS encoding DUF2058 domain-containing protein; protein product: MGKSLQDQFLKLGLVDKKKANTIKKQKHRKKKKQRAGEQFVDENALLAKAALEKKQARARELNRQREEKLKKRETAAAVRQMITANMLERDESGIQYRFNAGGKIQRIFVSADMADRLSSGQLAIVMLGDKYEVVPRNIGEKILKLDKTVFVLINIPEQEQKSDDDPYAEYEVPDDLMW
- a CDS encoding DEAD/DEAH box helicase, with protein sequence MELKLTVTADCLLSGIHFDFEQELKNRLTIENPQYIAARKYGRWIGKKLKPQLKYYEPVPGGLRFPRGFANQAVLLCRRFLGCDPEIIDRRRLLTEVDFSFHGELRPYQQVAVDAAETKSFGVIESGTGSGKTVMALALIAARRQPTLVVVHSKELLYQWKERAEQFLSCEVGLVGDGRFSLAPLTISIVNSTRKRVEELVEQFGHLVVDECHRVPATLFTDVVSRFDCHYLLGLSATAFRSDGEMTKLIYFFMGDRIHQVDSRELKASGAILKPEIIRKSTSFQYGYRGNYPAMIKALTRHQGRNRQILDDIIFAVKQQEATTCLVVSDRVVHCRFFEEKLKAEGINVKLLTGKISAEERMEIVENVQKGRVEVLVATLQLISEGFDCPGLSTLFLTTPIAFEGRLLQVIGRIMRPAANKRARVFDYVDDNIPALRRSADARGVVLSDL
- the typA gene encoding translational GTPase TypA, with the translated sequence MEQSKIRNVAIIAHVDHGKTTLVDQLFRHSGMFRDNQEVSERLMDSMDLERERGITITAKNGSYRFEDYWINIIDTPGHADFGGQVERVLRMADGALLLVDAQEGPMPQTYFVLKKALENNLPVIVVINKIDKPAARCDWVIDEVFDLFVKLNAPDEILDFPVVYTSAKEGYSLLDPGDPIADGGSMHHVSRMIVDHIPAPVGSSDEPLQMQVGTIDYSPYLGRLGIGKVINGKMAINQPIVVARRDGSIKPVRISKIYRFECDGKISIESAGVGEIVAIAGMEDVTVGVTFTDQEDPRPLPLINIDPPTISMNFIPNDSPFAGKEGKYVTSRHIGDRLQREILADVALQYEPLQDAVGFKVSGRGELHLSILIEKMRREGYELQVTRPQVIFREENGQVMEPYEKLTVDVDEQFQGPVIEKLGKLKGQLEEMGTENGMVRMVFSIPTRGLLGYRSEFMTDTKGMGMMSYVFSEYGPYAGDIINRVSGVLVVKEPCTAVAYALFNLQDRGKLFIKPGAPLYQGQIIGEHCRAADLVVNPAKGKKLTNMRASGSDEAVILTPPAVMTLEDCIAYINDDELVEVTPKSIRLRKRPGLRK